Part of the Permianibacter fluminis genome, TCTTCGCGGTCGTAATACAGATGCTTGACCTGCAATTCAAAACTGATGTTCCTGTCGAGCATCGGCTTCTCGATGGTATCCAGGCAGCGCTCCAGTTCTTCGAAGCGTTTTTTCATCGGCAGTTTCAGATTGATGATCGCTTCGCGGCACCAGTTGTTCTGCAGCCATTTCGCCAGCAGTTGGGCGACTCGCATCGGTTTTTCCACCATGTCGCAAAGCAGCCAGTCGACCCGGCGTTCCGGTTTGAACAGAAAGCCGTCGAGTGCGCGGTGTTCGACCTGGCCGGTGGCCATCAAACGGGGATCGATCTGGCCGTGATCCACCGCCGTGACATGAATGCCGAGCTGCACCATCTGATAGGTCCAGCCACCGGGGCAGGCGCCGAGATCGACGGCGCGCATGCGCGGCTTCAATCGGTGTGGCCATTGATCTCGGGGAATGAATTCCTGCAGCGCTTCTTCCAGTTTCAGGGTTGAGCGGCTTGGCGCATCTTTCGGCATGCGCAGGCGGCGAATGCCCATCGGTTCGCTGTGGCTGCGGGCAATCGGTGCGTAACCGACCAGCGCATGGCTGCCATCGAGGAACAGGACGTGCAGGCGCTGATCGCTGCCTTTCTGGGAAGCGTCGCCTTCGCGCAGCATGCCGGCTTTTTTCAGCGCCTGTTCCAGCGGTGCGGTGATGCTGCGGCACAGTGCCTGCAATTCGCGGCCCGGTTCGCTGTCGCTGCTTTCGATGAACAGTGCGGCGCCACTGCTGCGGCCGAGCGCTTTCAGGATGCCGTCAACACGGTTTTTCGGATCCAGCTCGACTTCTTCCAGCGCGAGAAACCATTGCCGGGTGAACACCAGCAATTTGACGTCCATCTGTTCTGCCAGTGCGCGGACATTGCCGCGACCGAACACTAAACCACCGAGCGCCGGGATTTCGGTGGTGAGTTCGGTATCCCAGGCTTGCGCCATGGCTTCCAGTTCGGCGGCGCATTCGGTTTCGAAACCGGGGCGGCAATGGGCAACGATTAATGCCACGGGAAAAACCTCGTTTGAACAGCTTCGGATTGTGCGAAAGCAAATATGTTTTGGCTCCCCGCCTTGTCAAGGCGGGGTTGGGGGCGGTTGAACTCAGATCGCAAAGCTGTCAGCGATAAAGAGCTGTTCGATTAGAAACTCCGCAACCACCCCTAACCCCTCCTTAAAAAGGAGGGGGATCAGAATCATTATTCCGGCTTCTTCGTCGGCCTTGGCATGCCGGCGGGAAACGGCGTGACGTTTTCGCCTTTCCCGTCAGTAATGCGCGCTTCGCCGACTTTGCTGACTTCGTCAATGCGGACAATCGCATGTGCCGGAATATAGCTGCGGCGGACGCCGTCGAATTCGTTTTTGAGTTTTTCTTCAGCCGGGTCAACCAGGAGCTGGCTGCGCTCGCCGAACACCAGTTCCTCGATCTCGACAAAGCCCCACATGTCGCTCTGGTAGACATAGCGGGCATACAGCTCGTAGTGCTGACCCTGGTTCAGGAAGATCACACGGTACAGTCGGGGTTCGGACATGGTGTTGAATTGGCTTCAGTGTAGGGCTCAGTCAAGCATGCCGAATGGGGACTGGGTGAATCCGGTCGTTCGCTCGCGGCATGCCCACCCCTCTCCTGGCACTGCGTGCCACCCTCTCCCACAAGGGGCGAGGGGAATGAGGAAGTCGTCGCTATGCGACTGGCCCGGTCAATGGGGGCGCAATGGTAGCATAGCGACCCTTCCGGCCACGGCAGCGCTGACTGCCGGCCTGCCTTGAACTGGAACCACCATGCCGTCACCGCACCCGACCGCCTGCCGCTACCGCGAAGATCTGCACTTTGCCGCCAATGTCCGTGGCTTCGATTTCAGGTTTACCACCACCCACGGTCTGTTTTCGCCGAAAGAGGTCGATGAGGGCTCGCGGCTGATGCTGGATTATGTGGAGCCGAAGCCGGACGCCCGGACCCTCGACGTCGGCTGTGGCTACGGCGTGCTCGGCATGACGCTGGCCCGGATGGCGCCGCAAGGCATGCACACCCTGATCGACAAGGACTATGTCGCGGTCGAATACACCAAGAAAAATCTGGCGGCGAACGGCATCAAGAACGCCGAGGCCTTCCTGTCCAACGGTCTGTCGGAAGTGGGCACTCGCCAGTTCGACCTGATCGTGTCCAACCTGCCGGCGAAAGCGGGCAATGAGCTGTTCTATCTGTATTTCTATGACGCCCTGCATCATCTGGCGCCGGGCGGCGAGCTGGTGGTGGTCACAATCAACGGCTTGCGCGAGTTTGTTAAACGCAGCTTCAACGAAGTGTTCGGCAACTACGAGAAGCGCAAGCAAGGTGCTCACTACACCATCTCGGCGGCGGTCAAAAAGGCCTGAGAGCGGTTGTTTTGTCGGCGGTCGGCCGGGGTAAAAAAGTCA contains:
- the rlmM gene encoding 23S rRNA (cytidine(2498)-2'-O)-methyltransferase RlmM; protein product: MALIVAHCRPGFETECAAELEAMAQAWDTELTTEIPALGGLVFGRGNVRALAEQMDVKLLVFTRQWFLALEEVELDPKNRVDGILKALGRSSGAALFIESSDSEPGRELQALCRSITAPLEQALKKAGMLREGDASQKGSDQRLHVLFLDGSHALVGYAPIARSHSEPMGIRRLRMPKDAPSRSTLKLEEALQEFIPRDQWPHRLKPRMRAVDLGACPGGWTYQMVQLGIHVTAVDHGQIDPRLMATGQVEHRALDGFLFKPERRVDWLLCDMVEKPMRVAQLLAKWLQNNWCREAIINLKLPMKKRFEELERCLDTIEKPMLDRNISFELQVKHLYYDREEVTLHIRVLGQG
- a CDS encoding DUF1820 family protein; protein product: MSEPRLYRVIFLNQGQHYELYARYVYQSDMWGFVEIEELVFGERSQLLVDPAEEKLKNEFDGVRRSYIPAHAIVRIDEVSKVGEARITDGKGENVTPFPAGMPRPTKKPE
- a CDS encoding class I SAM-dependent methyltransferase — encoded protein: MPSPHPTACRYREDLHFAANVRGFDFRFTTTHGLFSPKEVDEGSRLMLDYVEPKPDARTLDVGCGYGVLGMTLARMAPQGMHTLIDKDYVAVEYTKKNLAANGIKNAEAFLSNGLSEVGTRQFDLIVSNLPAKAGNELFYLYFYDALHHLAPGGELVVVTINGLREFVKRSFNEVFGNYEKRKQGAHYTISAAVKKA